In Sphingomonas sp. JUb134, the sequence CCGGTCGCGGTCTGCCGCCACAGGGCGACGCGCCCCTCCAGCCAGCTGCCGCGGGCATATTTCACCCCCGCCTCCCAGCCGGTGTTGATCGAAGGGGCGAGATCGGTCGTCCGCGGCGGCACCTTATAGGCGCCCGATCCCGCGCCGATCTGGAAGGTGCGGCCATAGTTGGCATAGGCGGTCAGCCCGGCGAGCGGCGTCACGGCGACGCTGACCTTGGGCTGGCTGATGGTGCCATAGTCGTTGACGGGATAACGGGCGCCGGCGAGGCCGTCCTCAAGCGCGCCCGACACCCGATCCATCCGCCAGCCGGGCGTGATCTTCAGCCAAGCGGTTGGCTCGATCACTGCCTGGACATAGCCGCCATAGACGGTGAGGTCGAACGCCTGGTCCCGGGTCTGCCGCGTCGCGACCCGGCGCTCGGTCAGCCAGCGGCGGCTCTCGTTGTCCTGCACCTGCACGTCGCCGCCCGCTTCGATCTGGAGCCGATGCAGGAACGCCACCTGGGGACGATAGTGCAGCGTGAGCAGCCCGCCATATTGCGTCTCCGCCGTCAGCCGTCGCTGCTGCGGCACGCTGGCGGAAAAGCGTACGTAGCGGTCGTCGAACTGGGTGGTGACATAGGCCTTGGCAGTGAGGCTCAGCTCCGACGCGACATCCGCGTTGAGATGCAGGCTATACTCCCCCAGCCGCCGCTTGCCGCCGTCCGTCTCGGAGATCGCGTAGGAGGTGGAGCGGTTCTCGGCATTGTCCCTGCTCGTCAGGTAACCGGGCTCCTGCGCCTTCGCCGTGGAATAGCGCGCGATCGCGCCAATCCGCGCGTCGCCCAGATCGTAGAACCACTTGCCCGCCAGGTTCGCCCGGCGCAGGTCGGCATGCTCGCGAAAGCCGTCGGTCTGGCGATATCCGACGAAGTAGTTCTGGCTGAAGCCGCCGCGCTCGATGCCGGCGGAGACCTGACCTTCATAGGTCCCGAACGCCCCCGCCAGCGCCCGTGCGTCCAGGTAGGTGCCGCCGATCCGGGTCAGGATGTTGGCGTTGCCCGCGATGTTGTGGAGCCCATAACGCGGATCCGCAGTGCCGCGGACCAGTTCCACCGCGGCGATGTCCAGCGGCATCACCATGTCGATGAACACCATGCCGCCGTCGTTGGCGTTGCTGGGGATGCCGTCGATCAGCAGCTTGACCGCGTTGATCTCCCCCTCGCCATTGAAGCCGCGGATCGAGAAGCGGCCGGAGGTATTGCCCTGGTTGAAGTCGGTGAGCGTCACGCCGGGCAGGCGCGCGAACAGCTCCCATGTATTGTCCACGCTCTGGCGCTGGGCGAGATCGCCGCCCAGCACGTCGACGGAGGTGAGCACCTCGTCCCCGGAGCGGGGGAGGCGGGTGCCGGTGACGACGACGGATCCCACCGTCAGGCTGGTGTCGGCGACGGGCGAGACGGAGCGCTCCCGCGGGACGTCGCCGTCGCTCGATTGCGCCGCCGCGGGAGAGGCCGCGACGACGAACGCCGCGCATGCGGCGGTTCGAAACAAGGTCATGCAAATATCCTGATCCGGCGACCCCTTGGGGACGCCCTTGACGTGATGAGCGGATCAGGCGGTGGTGGGGGGGCCCCGCAGCGGCGGACGCAGGAACGGGCTCGCCGCGACGGGCACCCGCACGGGCAGCCGGAAGCCGGCCGCCAGGATGAAGAACAGCGCGATCGCCAGCAGCAGCGGATCGGTCGCGGCAAGCGCCGCCGTCGCGACCCCCGCGAACGCGCAAGGGGGCTGCTCCTTGACATCGTGCTGCTGGCCGTGTTGCTCCCCGCTGCCCGTCGTCGCGTGGCTGTCGTGGGCGCCATGGCCCGCCCCGTGCGCGGCCGCCGCGGGCAGGACCGCGCCATAGCCTGAGCACATCGCAAAGGTCGGAAGGCCGGCCGGGGAGGCCACCAGCATGTAGCCTGTCGGGATCAGCAGCCGCATCAACAGCGCCGCCGCGATCAGCCAGGCGGCCGACCGGCGATGGGCCAGGAGGTGGCGGCGAAGCGCGGTCACAGATCCGCTGTACCGGGAGGGTGCAGGCAAGTCACGCGCCGGGCTCTGCACCGGCCGCAGGGCCGCCGCATTGACCTGCCCCCAGGCTTGCGCGACGAGCGCGCGCAGAGTGGTGCCACGAAAGGATCATCCGTGCTCCGTAACGACACAGCCCCTGGGGAAGTTCAATCGCGCGCGTCGCGCCCGGGCGATCGCGGCTGGGTGGCGGACGCCATCGCCCGGCTGACGGCGGAGCAGCGACGTTCCGCGGACACGCACCTGATCGAAGTGCCGCTTTCGGCGGCGGCCGGCGGCGTGCGCCTGTACCTGAAGGACGAGTCGAGCCACCCGACCGGCAGCCTCAAGCACCGGCTCGCCCGCTCGCTGTTCCTCCACGCGCTGTGCAACGGCTGGATCGATGCGGGTACTACGGTGGTCGAGGCATCGTCAGGATCGACGGCGGTATCGGAAGCCTATTTCGCCCGATTGCTCGGGCTGCCGTTCGTGGCCGTGCTGCCGCACTCGACCTCGCCCGAGAAGATCGCGGCGATCGAGCATCTGGGCGGCCGCTGCCACAAGGTCGCCGACCCGCGCACCGTCTATGCCGAGGCGGAGCGGATCGCTGCCGAGACCGGCGGCCACTATCTCGACCAGTTCACCTATGCCGAGCGTGCGACCGACTGGCGGGGCAACAACAACATTGCCGAGTCGATCTTCGCACAGATGGCGCTGGAGGCGCATCCGATCCCTTCCTGGATCGTGTGCGGAGCTGGCACCGGCGGCACCTCCGCCACCATCGGCCGCTACCTGCGCTACCGCGGCCACGCGACCCGGCTGTGCGTCGCCGATCCGGAGGGTTCCGTCTTCCACCGCTACTTCGCCGATCGCAGCGTCACCGCTTGGGACGGGCCGATGACGCTGGTGGAGGGGATTGGCCGCCCACGGGTCGAGCCGTCGTTCGTGCCGAACGTCATCGACCGGATGATCGCCGTGCCCGACGCCGCAAGCTTCGGCGCCGCCCGCCAGCTCTCGGCCGTGCTCGGTCGGCGCTGCGGCCCGTCCACCGGCACCAACCTCATAGCCTGCCTGAAGCTGATCGAGGAGATGGCCGCGCGCGGGGAGCAGGGTTCCATCGTGACGCTGCTCTGCGATCCCGGCGAGCGCTACGCCTCCACCTGCTTCTCCGACGAATGGATGGCGAGCCGCGGCCTCGTCTGTCCCGACCAGGCGGCGCGGATTGCGCGCATGGTCGGGCAGGGCGAGCGTCAGGCCGGCGTTTGAGATTCCAAAACGCAGCGAAATTAAAGCGTTCGGCTGCATATTTCCGTGCTCCTGCGAAGGCAGGAGCCTAGGGTGCCGAGCAACACGCTCCGTTTTGCTTGGCCAAGTATCCCCGCCGGGGCGGGGATACAGAGTCAGCAGGCCGCTTCACCGGTCCGCGAAGTCACTTCCCCAGCGTCCGCCGGATCGCCTCCAGCGCCACCGGCCGCATTGCCGCATAGCCGGCTGGCGTCGGGTGCACTCCGTCGTTAGCGAACCCCGGCTTCATCGCGCCCTCGGCCGTTGCGAGCGCCGGGTGGTAATCGACATAGGTGAAGCCTTCGGCTGCCGCATAGCGCTTCAGCCATGCATTCATCTCCGCGATCTGCGGCGCCGGCCGCTTGTCGGGGCTCCATGGGAACGCGGCGGCAGGGGGGATCGAGGCCAGGATCACCTTGATGCCGTTGGCCCGCGCCAGTTCGGCCATGCCCTGGATGTTGCCCTGGACCATCGCCATGGTCGCGGCTCCGGTGTTGCCGGCGATGTCGTTGGTGCCGGCCATGATGTGCACCGCCTTGGGCTTCAGCGCGATCACATCCTCACGAAAGCGCACCAGCATCTGTGGCGTGGTCTGCCCCCCGATGCCGCGGTCGATGCGGCCCTCCTTGAAGAAATCGGGATCGCCCTTGATCCAGCCGTCGGTGATGCTGTCGCCCATGAAGACGACGCTGACCGGCTGCCCGCGGACCGCAGCATTGTCGCGGTGGTAGCGGCACAGCTGCGCCCAGTCCCGCGTTACCTGGTGCAGCTTGCGCATGTCGCGCCCCTCGGGATCGGTCTCCTCGGCACGGCTGGGGCAGGGGTCCGCGACAATCCCCACGGGATCGCCGGCATGGGGATCGCCGGGAAGCTTCACCTGGGCAGAGGCAGGTGCCGCCAGGAGAAGCGGCACCAAGAACAGACGGACAGCATGGTTCATCACGGGTCTCCGCAAGGATCAGTTCGGGCAGACGGCGCCGGCGGGGTCGGTCACCAGCCGGAGGTCGGCGACCGCGAAGCGCAGCGGCGCACTGCTGGTGACGGAGAAGACCTCGCCCACCTTGGCCACATTAGCCCCCTTGTCGCGGAAGCATTTGAGCGGCACCCGCACCGTCCGCCAGTCGGCGCCTGCCGCGCCGAACAGGGTGCGTGCGTCGATGCGGACGGCGCCGAAGCCTAGCGTCACCGGGCTCTTCGCCGGTGCTGCGACGCGATAGGTCACCTGCAGCAGCAGGTCGGCGTTGGTCTCGCGCGTCAGGTCGATCTCCGGCCCGGTGATCCGCACGGCCCCAGCCCCGTTCCAGCTGAACTGGCGCGCGCCTTCCTGGGTCTGCGGCCCGTCGACCGCCGCGACGGTCACGCCTGCATCGGCTGCCAGCTTGAACGGGGCAGGCACCTGGCCGCGCGCGAAGTAGAGGCTGGTGTTCCCGAGGCTTGCGTCCACGCCCGCGACTTCCGCCAGCCGCGGGACGGTTCCGCCGCGCGCGTAGGACAGGCCATAGCCGAACGGGAATAGCGGGTCATAGCCGGGGGCACCCTTGTTGAGGGTGAACTGCCCCGCGGTCTTCGGCCAGCTGAAGGCGAGCTTGCCTGCAAAGTCGCGGCGCGGCCGCCCGTCGCGGTCGCCCACCAGCACGTCGGCCACGCCTGCGCCCTCGGTGCCGGGGAACCAGGCGGCGACGAACGCATCCGACTGGTTGATCTCCGGATTGACCCACATCGGACGGCCGGAGAGAAAGACGGACACGGTCGGCACGCCCGCAGCCTTCAGCTTCTTCAGCAGGTCGAGCGCCTGCTTGTCGCCCGGCTGGAACTCCAGCGTGCGAACGTCGCCCCGCATCTCCGCATAGGGCATCTCGCCGAACACCACGATCGCGACGTCCGGCTTCTTCGTGAAGCTGCCGTTGGCGCTCAGCGTTGCGGTGCCGCCGCCGGCCTTCACCGCCTGGGCGATGCCGGCATAGATCGACTGGCCGTTCGGGAAGTCCGCATTGGTGTTGCCGTCGCCCTGCCAGCTCAGCGTCCAGCCGCCCGACTGGCGGCCGATGTCGTCGGCGGCGTCGCCTGCGACCAGGATGTTCGCGCTCGCCTTGATCGGCAGCACGCCGGTGTTCTTCAGCAGCACCAGGCTCTTGGCCACGGCCTCGCGGGCAACCGCCCGGTGCTCTGCCGATCCCAACACGTCGGCCCGCGTTTCATAGGGGCGCGCAGGATCGAACAGGCCCAGCTTCGCCTTCACCCGCAGGATGCGGCGCACGGCATCGTCGATGCGCGCCATCGGGATGCGGCCGTCCTTTGCCGCCGCGACGGTGGTCTCGAACAAGCCCTTCCAGCTGTCCGGCGCCATCGCCATGTCGAGCCCGGCGTTGAAGGTCGCCGGGCAGTCGGCGTTGGTGCAGCCCGGGATCTGGCCATGGCCGTTCCAGTCGCCGACGACGAAGCCGTCGAAGCTCATCCGGCCCTTCAGCACGTCCGTCAGCAGCGACTTGTTGCCGTGCATCTTGGCGCCGTTCCAGCTGCTGAACGAAGCCATCACCGTCATGGTGCCGGCGTTCACCGCCGCCGGGTAGCCGGCGTTGTGGATCCGGATCAGCGTGTCCTCATCGACCCGGGTGTCCCCCTGATCGATGCCGTCCTTGGTGCCGCCGTCACCCAGGAAATGCTTCACGCTCGCGGAGACATGGCCCTGCTGGATCAGCCCCTTGCCGCCGCCCGTCGCCTTCCCGCGCCCCTGCAACCCCTCGATCATCGCCCCGGCGTAGGAGCGGACCACGGCGGGATCCTCCGAATAGCCTTCGAACGCACGGCCCCAGCGATCGTCCTGCGGCACCGCCAGCGTCGGCCCGAACGCCCAGTCGAAGCCGGCGGCTGCCGTCTCGGCCGCCGTCGCCGCGCCGATCCGCCGGATCAGGTCAGGATCGCGCATCGCGCCCAGCGCGCTGTTGTGGGGAAAGATCGTCGCGCCCACGACATTATTGTTGCCGTGCACCGCGTCGATGCCGAACATCAGCGGGATCGGCACATGGCCGGGGCGCTTCTCCAGCGCGACCTTGTTGAACGCCTGGCTGGTCGCGACCCACTGCGCTGCCGGCGAGCGATCGGGGGCCCCCAGAGGCGGCGAGCTGCCGCCGGCCAGGATGCTCCCCAGCGGGTAGCGGCGCAGGTCCTCCGGCGTGATCGCGCTGGTATCGGCCTGGATCATCTGGCCGACCTTCTCCTCCAGCGACATGGAAGCCATCAGGTGGGTGACGAACGCTTCGGTGGACGGATCGACGAGGTCGGGGCTCTTGGCGGCGGGCCAGCGATCCGGGTGGGCGGTGCTCGCCTGCGGCCCGGGAGCGGGCTGGTTCGCCTGCTGTGCCGCCAGTGGAGTCGAGATGATCGCCGCACCGGCGAGCAGTCCACGCAGCGTCGAGACCCTGTTCATTTGCCTCTCCCTCCCTGTTGCCGTCTTCGGCACACCGGCGCGTTCTGTCCCGCTATTTGGGCTTAAAGTGCGCCATCTGAAAATCTTTGCGTTCAAGGCCCTTTGCGGGCTTGGCGGCGGCTGCCGCAGATGCTTCATCAGCCGCAACATGCCAGAGAGCAACAGGAAACCCAGGGCGCGGAGCGCTCGCCAGAGCGGTGCGCCGACGATTTCGGACGTCGCGGCGCGCGCCGGGGTTTCCACCATGACGGTATCGCGCGTCATCAACGGCGAAGGAAGTGTCCGGGACACCACTCGGGAGACGGTGGTTCAGGCGATCTCCGACCTGAACTATGCGCCCAACCGGGCGGCGCGCAGCCTGGCGGGGGCCGCGCAGCTTCGGATGGCGTTGCTCTACAGCAATCCCAGCGCGGCTTATCTCAGCGAGTTCCTGGTGGGGAGCCTCGACCAGGCCGGGCGCAGCGACATCCAGCTGGTGGTGGAGAAATGCGAAGGCGACGGCGA encodes:
- a CDS encoding PLP-dependent cysteine synthase family protein, with the translated sequence MLRNDTAPGEVQSRASRPGDRGWVADAIARLTAEQRRSADTHLIEVPLSAAAGGVRLYLKDESSHPTGSLKHRLARSLFLHALCNGWIDAGTTVVEASSGSTAVSEAYFARLLGLPFVAVLPHSTSPEKIAAIEHLGGRCHKVADPRTVYAEAERIAAETGGHYLDQFTYAERATDWRGNNNIAESIFAQMALEAHPIPSWIVCGAGTGGTSATIGRYLRYRGHATRLCVADPEGSVFHRYFADRSVTAWDGPMTLVEGIGRPRVEPSFVPNVIDRMIAVPDAASFGAARQLSAVLGRRCGPSTGTNLIACLKLIEEMAARGEQGSIVTLLCDPGERYASTCFSDEWMASRGLVCPDQAARIARMVGQGERQAGV
- a CDS encoding SGNH/GDSL hydrolase family protein produces the protein MNHAVRLFLVPLLLAAPASAQVKLPGDPHAGDPVGIVADPCPSRAEETDPEGRDMRKLHQVTRDWAQLCRYHRDNAAVRGQPVSVVFMGDSITDGWIKGDPDFFKEGRIDRGIGGQTTPQMLVRFREDVIALKPKAVHIMAGTNDIAGNTGAATMAMVQGNIQGMAELARANGIKVILASIPPAAAFPWSPDKRPAPQIAEMNAWLKRYAAAEGFTYVDYHPALATAEGAMKPGFANDGVHPTPAGYAAMRPVALEAIRRTLGK
- a CDS encoding TonB-dependent receptor, with the protein product MTLFRTAACAAFVVAASPAAAQSSDGDVPRERSVSPVADTSLTVGSVVVTGTRLPRSGDEVLTSVDVLGGDLAQRQSVDNTWELFARLPGVTLTDFNQGNTSGRFSIRGFNGEGEINAVKLLIDGIPSNANDGGMVFIDMVMPLDIAAVELVRGTADPRYGLHNIAGNANILTRIGGTYLDARALAGAFGTYEGQVSAGIERGGFSQNYFVGYRQTDGFREHADLRRANLAGKWFYDLGDARIGAIARYSTAKAQEPGYLTSRDNAENRSTSYAISETDGGKRRLGEYSLHLNADVASELSLTAKAYVTTQFDDRYVRFSASVPQQRRLTAETQYGGLLTLHYRPQVAFLHRLQIEAGGDVQVQDNESRRWLTERRVATRQTRDQAFDLTVYGGYVQAVIEPTAWLKITPGWRMDRVSGALEDGLAGARYPVNDYGTISQPKVSVAVTPLAGLTAYANYGRTFQIGAGSGAYKVPPRTTDLAPSINTGWEAGVKYARGSWLEGRVALWRQTATGEIKRRLNDPNGDFDNLGETRRQGIDVQLNLNPVPGVSLWGAYSYQHARIRTPDPATPAQAGNWIDHVPQNLFSGGLDLVPAARWRLSLWGNGQSSYELTANNDRGRYGAYVVVSGEVAFEVTPQVELSAQVKNLGNEHYEYVWWDGTQLLNAPADPRALYGAVRLRF
- a CDS encoding glycoside hydrolase family 3 protein; the protein is MNRVSTLRGLLAGAAIISTPLAAQQANQPAPGPQASTAHPDRWPAAKSPDLVDPSTEAFVTHLMASMSLEEKVGQMIQADTSAITPEDLRRYPLGSILAGGSSPPLGAPDRSPAAQWVATSQAFNKVALEKRPGHVPIPLMFGIDAVHGNNNVVGATIFPHNSALGAMRDPDLIRRIGAATAAETAAAGFDWAFGPTLAVPQDDRWGRAFEGYSEDPAVVRSYAGAMIEGLQGRGKATGGGKGLIQQGHVSASVKHFLGDGGTKDGIDQGDTRVDEDTLIRIHNAGYPAAVNAGTMTVMASFSSWNGAKMHGNKSLLTDVLKGRMSFDGFVVGDWNGHGQIPGCTNADCPATFNAGLDMAMAPDSWKGLFETTVAAAKDGRIPMARIDDAVRRILRVKAKLGLFDPARPYETRADVLGSAEHRAVAREAVAKSLVLLKNTGVLPIKASANILVAGDAADDIGRQSGGWTLSWQGDGNTNADFPNGQSIYAGIAQAVKAGGGTATLSANGSFTKKPDVAIVVFGEMPYAEMRGDVRTLEFQPGDKQALDLLKKLKAAGVPTVSVFLSGRPMWVNPEINQSDAFVAAWFPGTEGAGVADVLVGDRDGRPRRDFAGKLAFSWPKTAGQFTLNKGAPGYDPLFPFGYGLSYARGGTVPRLAEVAGVDASLGNTSLYFARGQVPAPFKLAADAGVTVAAVDGPQTQEGARQFSWNGAGAVRITGPEIDLTRETNADLLLQVTYRVAAPAKSPVTLGFGAVRIDARTLFGAAGADWRTVRVPLKCFRDKGANVAKVGEVFSVTSSAPLRFAVADLRLVTDPAGAVCPN